Proteins found in one Arachis stenosperma cultivar V10309 chromosome 8, arast.V10309.gnm1.PFL2, whole genome shotgun sequence genomic segment:
- the LOC130944417 gene encoding replication protein A 70 kDa DNA-binding subunit A-like, with the protein MTKKKNGVSRWVLVFSHRTRVEHIENPTFPLEAFRFRNLAEMHTVEKVEDLELFDIIGEIVGKEDPRELVTSKGIETKRLVVIVEDLEKNRLSCTLFGETVDQMLPHLDEDRLEPLIVILQYFKATRWNGKTSVQSHFELSKVHVNPELKEVMSFKKSLMSGSESTSVRISHQSTQSSWVGTDELNNGMAIVKTIEQVLKSVEEGPTWIAGTIVSINAGKDDWFYKACRRCPKKVETPIGNRYECAKCGHTHGCAALRYKVEVMVFDGTGSITLLLWDRETNQLCGKAAEKIVEEDDAKEDEYPKSLDNMMDRMVLFKINVKSGNIKHYDQIYTVMKVCDDEETVAKNKPQQMDVSTSMNITENRGSNTLEMSGHVVNLKNDNDPQLTVDSMEDCVESLKYKTPAKRIAGSLKYSSVVDEECQLSTNRFTRKGGKKLKSQTSEADN; encoded by the exons ATGACCAAGAAAAAAAACGGTGTTAGTAGGTGGGTACTTGTGTTTTCACATAGAACAAGGGTTGAACATATAGAGAATCCAACTTTTCCTTTGGAAGCATTTCGATTTAGGAACCTTGCAGAGATGCATACAGTCGAGAAAGTAGAGGATCTTGAACTGTTTG ATATAATTGGAGAAATTGTTGGAAAGGAAGATCCAAGAGAATTAGTAACTAGCAAGGGAATAGAGACTAAGCGATTGGTTGTTATTGTGGAAGACTTGGA GAAGAACAGGTTAAGTTGTACTCTCTTTGGCGAAACTGTTGACCAGATGCTCCCTCACCTTGATGAAGATCGACTTGAACCACTTATTGTGATCCTCCAATATTTTAAAGCAACCAGATGGAATGGCAAAACTTCAGTGCAGAGCCACTTTGAACTGTCCAAGGTCCATGTCAACCCAGAACTAAAAGAAGTTATGTCATTCAAAAAAAG CTTAATGAGCGGCTCTGAGTCAACTTCAGTGAGGATTAGCCATCAATCGACCCAAAGTTCATGGGTTGGGACTGATGAGCTCAACAATGGCATGGCTATTGTGAAAACAATCGAACAAGTTTTAAAGTCTGTTGAG GAGGGGCCAACCTGGATTGCAGGTACTATTGTCTCAATCAATGCTGGGAAGGATGATTGGTTTTATAAAGCATGCAGGCGATGTCCAAAAAAGGTGGAAACTCCTATTGGGAATAGGTACGAATGTGCAAAGTGTGGCCACACCCATGGTTGTGCAGCACTCAG ATATAAGGTTGAGGTCATGGTCTTTGATGGTACCGGAAGCATTACATTGTTGTTGTGGGACAGAGAAACCAACCAGCTGTGTGGGAAAGCAGCTGAAAAAATTGTAGAAGAGGAT GATGCTAAAGAGGATGAATACCCTAAAAGTCTAGACAACATGATGGATAGAATGgtgcttttcaaaatcaatgtGAAAAGTGGTAACATAAAACACTATGATCAGATTTACACAGTCATGAAAGTGTGTGATGATGAAGAAACTGTTGCAAAGAACAAGCCTCAGCAAATGGACGTTAGTACATCTATGAACATCACT GAGAATAGAGGTAGCAACACGCTGGAGATGTCCGGACATGTTGTTAATCTTAAGAATGATAATGATCCTCAGCTTACTGTG GATTCTATGGAAGACTGTGTTGAAAGCCTCAAATACAAAACACCAGCTAAAAGAATTGCCGGCAGTTTGAAGTATAGTTCGGTTGTTGATGAAGAATGCCAGCTTTCGACAAATAGGTTCACCCGAAAGGGAGGGAAAAAACTAAAGTCTCAAACATCTGAGGCGGATAATTAA
- the LOC130946672 gene encoding uncharacterized protein LOC130946672, with protein sequence MSHEVTNNDLHDDDPEWQELKLPNLLLQSEAVRQVHATIEREWNFLQRSACQTAAGRALWRHVIHDPLAYLLAGESYLRSLHEKMKKDRLNNAREISGVILAVRTLWFDSRLEDALNSPNGRESQVVLLGAGMDTRAYRLNCLQDSDVFEVDFPGVLQVKTTILEAAKESTNEFEHIRSMAKSLTRVAADIRENDWLEKLRTAGFLPHKNTIWVLEGLLYYLTHSQAMQVLRILANKCCVTHTVLLADFMNKPSTTLSNSAFQFYSDWPDQLLPSIGFTHVKLSQIGDPDAHFGLLNDPLNLFNKLRRLPRSIEIHPDDGTPCCRLYLVEASGSPKQDVAPNVPMSVS encoded by the exons ATGTCACACGAAGTTACTAACAATGACTTGCATGATGATGATCCAGAATGGCAAGAGCTAAAACTTCCAAACTTGTTGTTACAGAGTGAAGCTGTTCGGCAAGTGCACGCCACCATTGAGAGAGAATGGAATTTCCTTCAAAGGTCAGCTTGTCAAACAGCAGCAGGAAGGGCTCTGTGGAGGCATGTCATCCATGATCCACTGGCTTATTTGCTGGCAGGAGAGTCTTATTTGAGAAGTCTTCatgaaaaaatgaagaaagacaGACTCAACAATGCACGTGAAATTTCTGGAGTTATTCTTGCTGTTAGAACTCTTTGGTTTGATTCTAGATTGGAAGATGCCCTTAATTCACCAAATGGCAGAGAATCACAAGTTGTTCTCCTTGGTGCAG GAATGGACACAAGGGCATACCGTTTAAATTGTTTACAGGACAGCGATGTATTTGAGGTTGATTTTCCAGGAGTATTACAAGTAAAAACCACTATTTTAGAAGCAGCTAAGGAATCGACAAATGAATTTGAACACATACGGTCAATGGCTAAATCCTTAACAAGGGTAGCTGCTGACATAAGAGAAAATGACTGGCTGGAGAAGCTTCGAACTGCAGGTTTTTTGCCACACAAGAACACGATATGGGTTCTAGAAGGTCTACTGTACTACCTCACCCATTCACAGGCCATGCAAGTGCTGAGGATTTTGGCCAACAAATGTTGTGTAACTCACACAGTCCTTTTAGCAGACTTCATGAATAAGCCATCAACTACACTGTCTAATTCTGCATTCCAATTTTATAGCGACTGGCCAGACCAACTCTTGCCCTCCATTGGGTTCACTCATGTAAAGCTTTCTCAAATTGGAGATCCAGATGCCCATTTTGGACTATTAAATGATCCTTTGAATCTTTTCAACAAGCTTCGCAGGTTGCCTAGGTCAATAGAAATCCATCCAGACGATGGAACGCCATGCTGTCGCTTGTACTTGGTTGAAGCTTCTGGTTCACCTAAACAAGATGTTGCTCCTAATGTTCCAATGAGTGTCTCatga